Part of the Halorussus sp. MSC15.2 genome, CGCGGGCGAGCGCCTCGTAGAGAATCTCGTCTTTCGACCAGAAGCCGGAGAACGGGACGATGCCCGCGAGCGCGAGCGACCCCGAGAGGAACGTGTAGTAGGTCACGGGCATCCGGTCTTTGAGACCGCCCATGTCCCACATGTCCTCGTTGTGGTGCATCGCGATGATGACCGACCCGGCACCGAGGAACAGCAGCGCCTTGAAGAACGCGTGGGTCATCAGGTGGAAGGTCGCGGCGACGTACCCGCCAGCGCCCAGTCCGAGCATCATGTACCCGTACTGGGAGATGGTCGAGTACGCCAGCACCTGCTTTATCTCCTTCTTGACGACGCCCATCGTCGCCGCGAACAGGGCTGTGAAGCCGCCGACGAACGCGATGAGCGCCAGCACCTGCGGCAGGAGGGCGTAGAACCCGTAGATGCGCGCGACGAGGTAGACGCCCGCCGCGACCATCGTCGCCGCGTGAATAAGCGCGGAGACCGGGGTCGGACCCTCCATGGCGTCGGGCAGCCACGTGTGCAGCGGGAACTGCGCGGACTTACCGACGACGCCGCCGAGGATGAGCAGACCCAGAACCGCGAACCAAGCCTGCGGGTCGAGACCGAGATACGTGGTTATCTCGCCCGTGTGGCCTTCGAGCAACGCCTGTTCGGCCATGTGGGGGAACGAGTGGACCGCGTGTTCGCCCTCGCCGCCGACGAACATCGACGTGCCGAAGGTGGCGAAGACGCCGACGAGGCCGACGAGGAAGAAGTAGTCACCGAAGCGGGTGACGAGGAACGCCTTCTTCGCCGCGCTCGGCGGCGCGTCGTCGCGGAACCAGAAGCCGATGAGGAGCCACGAACACAGGCCCACCAGCTCGAAGAACATGAACGCCATCAGGAGGTTGTCCGCGAACACGAACGAGAGCATGCTCGCGGTGAACAGACCGAGTCCGGCGTAGTACCGGGGCAGGCCCGTCTCTCCTTCGTCGTTCATGTACCCGAGGCTGAAGATGTGGACGAGGAACGCCACCAGCGAGACGATGATGAGCATCATCGACGACAGCGGGTCGACGAGGACGCCCAGATGGAGGTCGAACGTCGCTTCGCCAGCGCCCGCGACCCACGTGATGTACTCGTGGTAGGTCTCGCCGCCCGACACCGTGAGGAAGACCCACAGCGACAGGAGTAGCGAGCCACCCGTGGCGAGGATGCCGGGAATCGCGCCGCCCTTGGGGAGCAGTCGCGGGGCGAACGCGCCGACGAACAACGCGATTAGGAACGATACGAACGGCAGGGCCGCGATGGCCGGAGTCAGTTCGAATGGGAGTGCTGCCATCGTTTCACCACCTCATCGTTGCCGCTTCAGTTACGTCCACGTCTGCGAAGTTGCGATACAGGACGAGGATGATGCCGAGACCGACCGCGACTTCGGCGGCCGCCAGCGCCAGCGTGAACAGGCTGAACGTCTGGCCCGTCAGGTTACCGTGGAACCGCGAGAACGCGACGAGGTTGATGTTCGCCGCGTTCAGCATCAGCTCCACGCTCATCAGGAACAACAGCGCGTTCCGACGGGTCAGGATGCCGAAGATACCGATTGCGAAGATAGCGGCCGAGAGCAGGAGGTAGTACTGTATCGGAACCATCACTGCTCACCTCCGTCCGCTTTGCCCCCGTCCGCGACGACGTCCTGCGTGGAGGTCTCTTGCTCGACCGCGTCCGAGCGAAGCGCCGTCGTTATCTCGCCGCCTTCCTCGCGTCGCGCCAGCATGACCGCGCCGACGAGCGCCGCGACCAGCACGAGGTCGATAATCTCGAACGGAATCAGGAATCCCTCGCTCGGGATTGCGTTCTCCGCCGGGATGTTGAACATCGCGTACCCGATGCTGGCGGTAATCGACGCGCCGTCCGGGAAGCCAGCGGCCTCGCTGAACTCGGCACCGACGAAGACCCACGCCAGCACTCCGAACAGCGCCACCGCGGCCACGCCGGGCCACTTTCGACCTCTGTCGTCGATGCCGACCTCGGGTTCGGTACTTACTTCGCGCCGGTCCCTATCGTCGTCGTACTTACTCATACGTTCGATACCTCCTCTGTCTTGGCCTGGCGCGTCAGCATCACGGCGAACGTGATGAGGACGAGTACCCCGCCCACGTAGACGAGGACCTGCATCGCTGCGAGGAACTCCGCCTGCAGCATCACGTAGTGGACCGCGACGGAGAGTAACGCGACACCCAGCAGTAACGCCGAGTGCCAAATGTCCCGCACCAGGACGACGCCCAGACTGCTCGCTATCGTGACGAGAGCGAACAGCCCGAACGTGAGTGTCTCGTATGCCATTTCAGTCACCTTGAAGTTCTCGTAATCGGCCTTTTAACGTTTCGAGACGGACTTACTGGTAGTCCACCTCACCCTCGCCTTCGCCAATCCACGCACCACGGTCGGGTTCGCGGGATTCGAGGGGGTCGATGTCCTTGTACCACGGGACGTTCTTCAACTGTTCTTTGTTGTACACGAGGTCGTCTTTGGTGTCGCCCGTGAACTCGAAGTTCTCCGTCAGGAGGATGGCGTCTACCGGGCAGACCTCCTCGCACAACCGACAGTAGACGCACTGTCCGATGTGGAGGTTGTACTGCTCGCCGTTGCGCTGGTCGTCCTGAACGATTTGAATCGTGTCGTTCGGACAGACGTTCTCGCACTGGCGACACCAGATGCAACGCTCCTGACTGAACTTGTGGACCCCGCGGAATCGGGGGCTTACTTCGGGAGCCACGTCGGGGTACTCGACCGTGAACGTGGACCCGTCCAGTGCGTGCTTCAGCGTCGTCGCCATTGATTTGAGGACTCCAATCATTAGAGCATCACTCCAACGATGATGGCCGTCAGGACGAGGTTAGCGAAGCTCAGCACCAGCATGCCCTTCCAGCCGACTTCGATGAGTTGGTCGATGCGAAGACGCGGGACCGCCGAGCGCGCCCACTGCGTGAACAGGAAGACGGCCCATATCTTGACCACGAACCAGACGAAGTTCAGCGACTCCGGCAGGAACGGGCCGCTCGGACCGCCGAGGAAGAGGGTCGCGATGATTGCGCCCCCGAGGAAGATGTGGAGGAACTCGCCGAGGTAGAACAGCACGAAGTACACCGACGAGTACTCCGTCTGGTACCCGGCGACGATTTCGGTCGGGGCCTCCGGGATGTCGAACGGGTTCCGACGACCTCCGCGAGGTTCGCGACCACGAACAGCACGAACGCGAACGGGTTCACGAATGCGAACCACGACGGAATCGTGATGCCCGCGAGCGTGAACAGCGGTTCCTGCTGTGCCGCGACAATCTGGCTCATCTGCAGCGAGTCGGTGAACAGCACGACCGACGCCGCGGTCACGACCAGCGGAATCTCGTAGGCGATGTTCTGCGCGATGGCGCGGAGACCGCCCATCAGCGAGTACTTGTTGTTCGAGGCGTAGCCGGCCATCGCCAGCGCGAGCGTGGCGATGGAGGCCACCGCGAAGACGTAGGCCATCCCGATTTCGGGGTCGGCGAGGTGGAGATTGACGCCGAAGATGTGACCCATCGGGATGACCGCGAAGCCGAGCAGTGCCGACCCCGCCATCACGATGGGCGCGAGGTCGAAGGCCGGACGGTCGACCCCGTCCGGGATGATGAGTTCCTTGCTCAGCAGGCGGACCGCGTCGGCCACGATGATGAGCAGACCGGCGGGACCGACCCGGTTGACCGCGATGCGGTCGGTGAACGCTGCGGTTATCTTCCGCTTCGCCCACGGACCGGCGACGCCCGTCATCGCCAGCATGATGTTGCCGATGACGAACGCCGCGAGGAACGCCGCGACGGCCTCCTGCCACGGAGCCATGTTCGCGC contains:
- the nuoL gene encoding NADH-quinone oxidoreductase subunit L — translated: MAALPFELTPAIAALPFVSFLIALFVGAFAPRLLPKGGAIPGILATGGSLLLSLWVFLTVSGGETYHEYITWVAGAGEATFDLHLGVLVDPLSSMMLIIVSLVAFLVHIFSLGYMNDEGETGLPRYYAGLGLFTASMLSFVFADNLLMAFMFFELVGLCSWLLIGFWFRDDAPPSAAKKAFLVTRFGDYFFLVGLVGVFATFGTSMFVGGEGEHAVHSFPHMAEQALLEGHTGEITTYLGLDPQAWFAVLGLLILGGVVGKSAQFPLHTWLPDAMEGPTPVSALIHAATMVAAGVYLVARIYGFYALLPQVLALIAFVGGFTALFAATMGVVKKEIKQVLAYSTISQYGYMMLGLGAGGYVAATFHLMTHAFFKALLFLGAGSVIIAMHHNEDMWDMGGLKDRMPVTYYTFLSGSLALAGIVPFSGFWSKDEILYEALARGMENPILLAAYAMGLLAVFFTGFYTFRMVALTFHGEPRTDTARDPHGVRWNVKFPLAVLGILAAVAGLVNMTPVADVTGLHIEYLHNWLGGSLEATSVHTYTHILEEAGVHHAELSPIVPGLVSLALALAGAGLAWKLYAVPSPEEHTDKLGGAKTVLFNNYYQDEYQVWLAEGLTLPLARAADKFDQGVIDGVVDGVSSVSLFGGSRIRRIQTGVVSNYAFLLTASFVVLLVAIGLVGGWF
- the nuoK gene encoding NADH-quinone oxidoreductase subunit NuoK is translated as MVPIQYYLLLSAAIFAIGIFGILTRRNALLFLMSVELMLNAANINLVAFSRFHGNLTGQTFSLFTLALAAAEVAVGLGIILVLYRNFADVDVTEAATMRW
- a CDS encoding NADH-quinone oxidoreductase subunit J; its protein translation is MSKYDDDRDRREVSTEPEVGIDDRGRKWPGVAAVALFGVLAWVFVGAEFSEAAGFPDGASITASIGYAMFNIPAENAIPSEGFLIPFEIIDLVLVAALVGAVMLARREEGGEITTALRSDAVEQETSTQDVVADGGKADGGEQ
- a CDS encoding NADH-quinone oxidoreductase subunit J, encoding MAYETLTFGLFALVTIASSLGVVLVRDIWHSALLLGVALLSVAVHYVMLQAEFLAAMQVLVYVGGVLVLITFAVMLTRQAKTEEVSNV
- a CDS encoding NADH-quinone oxidoreductase subunit I; this translates as MIGVLKSMATTLKHALDGSTFTVEYPDVAPEVSPRFRGVHKFSQERCIWCRQCENVCPNDTIQIVQDDQRNGEQYNLHIGQCVYCRLCEEVCPVDAILLTENFEFTGDTKDDLVYNKEQLKNVPWYKDIDPLESREPDRGAWIGEGEGEVDYQ